The following proteins are encoded in a genomic region of Hymenobacter siberiensis:
- a CDS encoding DUF3276 family protein has translation MDDRHDQEEIYSQRIKAGKRTYFFDVKATRGQDYYLTITESKRRQNGDDSVSYEKHKIFLYKEDFLKFVDALQDAVDYVREELLSPEEVAELDRPREYDDRDQPRREVERPAFDPNRSDDSF, from the coding sequence GTGGACGACCGTCACGACCAGGAAGAAATTTATTCTCAACGCATTAAAGCCGGCAAGCGCACGTATTTCTTCGACGTGAAAGCCACCCGCGGCCAGGATTACTACCTGACCATCACCGAGAGCAAGCGCCGCCAGAACGGCGACGACTCCGTTTCGTACGAAAAGCACAAAATTTTCCTCTACAAGGAAGATTTCCTAAAGTTCGTGGATGCCCTGCAGGACGCCGTGGACTATGTGCGCGAAGAACTGCTGAGCCCCGAGGAAGTGGCCGAGCTCGACCGCCCCCGCGAGTACGACGACCGCGACCAGCCCCGCCGCGAGGTGGAGCGCCCCGCCTTCGACCCCAACCGCAGCGACGACAGCTTCTAG